DNA from Eucalyptus grandis isolate ANBG69807.140 chromosome 5, ASM1654582v1, whole genome shotgun sequence:
aaaaaaaaaatttaataataaaaaaaatttaataaaaaaattcgaaaaaatcataaaaaaatcataagaattgccacgttagcgtcCGGCCATCGGTCAACTTCCACGTCAGCGCTGAccagccaaaattgactggatggactaaattggcacaaatattaaaaaatttaggattgaattggtccaattgaaaagtttagaactaaattagtacccAATAGGTCtagaacttttttgatacttttccctcTGTCGCACTCTAAGAGGTTATTCCCACAGCTCCGTTACTGTGGATTTGAATTGCAAGCTTCTCCAGAGTCTTACCTTTGCAACGCAGCGACACAAATTCATAGCTCTTTCTTGATCCTGTAGAAGGCAAACCGATCACTCCGCAGGAAAAAGCCGTATCATCAAATAGAGAATTCCACGGATCCCAGCAAAAGTTGCAGAACACCactggagaaagaagaagatacacATGCACTGTAACTCATGATCAtggtttctctctctttagTATACCCGTGATAAATAGTGGATAAAATTTCAAACCGGTATACTTgtcaactatcacgtgtcatctaattaaataatttgatgataaaatttaacgaaaactaatggagggcaaatttattacattatactagtttaggatttttttgcgatcaaaaaattaatccggaataaatttattacagatgtatcggtttgagattttacgtgataaaatttattatattttaccttcttttttaaatatttccttttcaacAATATGGGTCTTTTCTTACTATAATTAATGACTTGGACTTGTATTTAAATATGACTCTCGACAACCTAAAGTTAGGTATACTCTTGAACCCGAAAGCAATTGTATCTAAAGTTGGTTAGGGTATTCATCGTACGTGAGAAAATATTATCCAGTCTTATATGATGAACTCgccattttaaagaaaactaatcacATGAATAACAGGGTTTAAAAGTTTGGGAAAGGCCCCAATGAATAAACTACCTAATGAGGGAAGACTTCTGATTATTCTTCATTTGGCGCATTAAGAACGAGTAACATCACCGGGGTCACTTGAGTTCGATTTACATGAAGTCCAAGCgcttggattttttatttttttttcattttacgaAAATTGTTAAGTTCATGGCACATGTAGTCAAGGGATTTATCTGTTTCGTATTTCTCTCCGTAGACGATgactaaaaattgttccaatcATCGACCCGTGTCATTAGGAGAATGATGACAGTTCATGCAGATTCGAATGATTCTagagacaaaaaaattagatcAGAAAACTGAGTCACCGATGATCTACACCATCTCCATCGGTCCAGACCCTGTGTGGAATACGTTGGCAGTCCGCTCGATTCCTACTTCCTTGAACAGGAGCATGGTAAAGTAAGCTATATGGAACCATGCGAGAACAGGAGCATGGTAAAGTAAGCGATTACTTAACACTCAAGAACGGTAGTAGATATAGAAAGGTCTTATCCGAACCGTGTCCTGTTCTAGTACTACAGCcaaatataatttcaaaaagtttaaaagcAAAAGACCAATTTTTAAGGATAGCAGCACAGACTAAGGTAAAGAAATGAAAGTTGAGGGCAAAGACAGGAAATAAAGTAAAGTACCAGGCATGTCTCTTAGCTAGCCTTAGCTCTTCGTCGCCTCCTAAttttgctcctctctctctctctctctctctctctctctctctctaccaggCATGTCTCTTAGCTAGCTCTTAGCTCTTCGTCGCCTCCTAAttttgctcctctctctctctctctctctctcaatttggtgGTAGACTGAATGGAAAGGGATGGAATCATCTGTTTAATTAAtcatagctttttttttttggtcgaattaaTCATAGCTTTACCTACTCTTGTCTTGGAAATCTTtgaacaaatataaaaaaagaccCTCCCAACAAATGAACTTctataattgaaaatcaatgcAAGAAATCAAACTTTCACATTGACAAAACGTGATGTGTCGTCACCGACTATCAAAAGAAGCAGTGCTCATTGGCAAGGCATCGCATTTATTGGTCGATAACATCATATTTTTCCCTCATTTGCCTTTTGATTTTCATGGACTTACGGTGTGAAAGGTCTTAGAAATATCTGCATTGGGCTTTTAACAGATAAGTTCCGCCAACTTTTCTTCTAATTAAGAATGCTAAAAGAtattgctcaaaaaaaaaaaatgctaaaagataagtttcCCCAACTTTGTGAAAGTTGCACTGACTTCTCTTCAAGTAAAGATGCTAGAAGAGAAGTTTCCTTTGCACTGCCAAAAACGCTATGTCATTTCTTCGACCTCTTCTCATGCCATCTTCTCAAGTCTTCGGAGTCAATAACAATtgaatgaaataaatgaaaccaAATCAAATGAAACTTCTCTTCTACTAAAAAAATTGCCAACAGATAAGTTTCCTACGCACTGCCAAGGGCGTAGTACCATTTCTTTGGCCTCTTCCCATGTGGTGGCGCTGCAAAGGCCTAGGGCAAGGACCACTGAGCCATCGTAGCCTTTCCTAGGTTTGGTGAGGCTATGGGTGAGGGCCACAACCTTGCCAGCAGTCGGTGAGGGCTTGCTAGCCCTCgttagccaaaaagaaaaaatggaaagaagagaaaagataattcaaaattcaaaaattttaaagtaaattataaaaaattgtccattctTTCTTTGGTACGCGGTTACGTGTCCCCTCAAATTATTATGCCAAATGAATACTGTTTTCCTCCGAGCTACTCACTtacacaaaagaaagagaaaactcAAATGCCAACCTGAATCAAATGGTAAAAGTTGGCAAATCACttctgaaaaatgattgaaaatttgaatattcCACACTTTGCCAGGAAAAATAAGCATTACCTCAATTGTGTAGATGATATGCATCTCCTCGAAATCACTTTAGAAACATAAAATAGCTAAAGCAAAcatacttgtttatttattctAACCTCGAAAATTGATGCGGTTGATTAGGATGTCAGAAGATTTCTAACTCAAGAACCGAAGGTGACTTGTTCAAGTTTCATCAATCGTGTGCAAGCCATTTTTGGTGAAGGCAGCTTGCACAAGCTAaacgcattctaaaatcgatagcaatttttttttctttttagaatacttcaagtttgtaatttttagtttggaaatagACTACCTTTCTCATATACTATATTCATAGTGTCATACTGATTTTGTCTTAAGATTGTGGCGATTTAGGATGCAAACTTTAAAGTGCACTTACATAAAATGATCCTTCTCTTAAAATTTGGTGGGCTTGAGACCAATGACATCAAAGGAGTCCATGAGCACCCCCTTAGTGGTGAGCCGCCATAGGCTCAAGATCCCAATAAACGCTTGGTCTCTATGAATTTTGGGGATCTTGGTCAATGAGTCAACGAGCGCCACTCCCGGTCATTGACTCTTCCTGTttaagtctttttctttttcaagacaACTTTTTCACGCGTCCAGAAGTGGGAGGGCGAAATAATGACAATTGGCTCATTACACCGGCCGCCCTGGCGTCTTTTTGGCTTCCTTCAGGTGTGAACAGaataatttttcatgttatggggtttttttttttttttcatttcatgttATGGGGTTGGTTGCTAGGAAAGAGGCCACAAGAGGACGTTCAAAGCACGGGAAACTCTTCTTTCAACTCTTATTCAGAGAAAAGTCGGGAATACTTCTTAAAAGGTTCGGGAAACTACTCTGTTATTGTCCTGACGGACTCTATATAAACTCCATCATGGCTGGGATTGGCAAGCAAAGTCTCCAAccagtttgagagagagaaagagagagagagagagagagagaagcaaattaGGAAGCAACGAAGAGCTAAGAGCAAGCTAAGAGACATGCAGGCAAGCGTCGTGGCTCTCAGGGACCCTGAACCTGGtacttctcttcattttttgtgtTTGCGCtctactttcatttttttcttaacctTAAGTCTTTGTTGTTATTCTTGATAAGTCATGCTTTTgcttttaaacttttcaacaaAACTTTGTTTGGCTGTAATGCCATTTTAGAAGATTCAGGTAAGACATTTCTACATCCATGACCGTCCATGATTGTTAAGTTAGATCTTATCTTGCCATGAACTTAGTCTCGTTTGCTTCAATCAGATATCTCAAGAAATAGGATACTGATTTCCACTATTTTCATGTGAGAGATACGTATTTCTCAAGAAAGAGGATTTCAATTCTCAAGTCTTTCGGGATTCAATACTTCACCTTTAAATTTTGTCTAAAAGACCTAAAGTGGAAGGGCCAATTTATGCCCATTGGACTGAGCCATTGAATAACCTTCTATCTCCTAGAATACAATCAGTTGTGCTTggatgttttttgtttttttgggcaGAACGTGTTGTCGAATTGTCCAGGAGACCTCATCCACCAGTTCATTATGAAGTGGAGATAAATCCAGTTCTcgaattattaaaatttaagaCATATGAATCCGGTGTTTTTGAAGCTGGGGGCTACAAATGGTAAGTTCTCGAATTTCCCTTTTGCTTCATATAACTCGACGCTTGTATCATTTGGAGCCCCAATGAACTCAATTAAGAGATACAACGGTCAATCGATTCATAGCTAAATTAAACGTCTAATCCATCCTTTTTAGGAGCCTATGTCTTCACCCCCAGGCAGACCCGGACCGTAGGGGGAAGCCGGAATATATCTCCTTATATCTGTCAATGGAGAAGCCAAATAAGCTTAGAGACGGTGAGAGGATCGTGGTGGACTACAAGTTTTTCGCATACGACTACAACAGTTCGACCTACGTCATCTTCAAAGGTCGATCATCGTGTAATTCATGATCAATGACAATGAAATCACAGTCCCGGTAATGTCATCATAGTTTAGAATTGACAACCAAGTTTATATCAACTTGTGGAAATGTGTGTGCAGAGAAAGGGAAGGAACTGAGGGCATTCACTAAAACAAAGACCCAATGGGGGTTTTCTAAGTTCCTTTCCTTGAAAGCTTTCAACAATCCTAATAATGGATACTGCAAggacaaaaaatgcaaatttggGGCTGAGGTTATGGTCAGCAATATTACGAGGACAACGGAGACCGTCACCATCGTCAAAGACCCGCGTCGCATCATAACCACTTGCAAGATCGGACAGTTCTCCCCATCGAGCAAGGAAATTCAGTCTTCCAACAGCTTTGATCTCGGAAAGAAGAATGGGGAACGGTTTTGGCGTTGGTACATTCTCAGAACGAAAAAGTTGGCGAGGAAATGGAATTGGCTACTCGCCCCTTGCCTCTTTTTAAATTTAGAGAATAAGTGCAcgagaagtcctaaaacttgtcacaaaaatacaatcaagtcttaaaattttcaaaaagtgtgaTCAAGTCCTTAATCCTGCCAAGTTGATGCAATCGAGTTCTTTTATCAACTTCGTTGAACTTGATAAACGGAAAATGCTagtaaattttagaacttgattgtaccgatttaataagttttaggacttaaatgcacttttaaaagttttaggactcatttgcacgtttattataagttttaagacttcattgcacatttttaaaaattttaggacttgattatactcttgtgacaaattttagaattagttaAAATTCATCTTTGTTTAACTGTGATTATCGTGTGTAGGAAGTTAAAGGTGAAGCAGAAGGATGAGTATCTGTCCGTTTACTTACAATCGCAGGACCACCTTCACAGGATCAAAATGTATGTAGAAGCCAAATTGCGGGTGGTGAACAAAAAAGACCGTAAAAACGATAAGGAAAAAAcaggtattttttattttctttttctctgtaaCGGCTGTGTGTCTAGATGAGTTttacttctttgtttgtttgtttgtttatttttttttaacgaaatcaattttttatgatGCACACACTTTTACTTATTGTTAATCCAACTTCACAACATGCAAATGTTGGCTGGTAATTTTGCACATAACTTTTGCACGGCTTTTTAGTATTTGAAcgatattctttatttttttcagttTGCTTAATCCAAAACAAACGGGCTGACGCATATATATGTAAGTATTAGCATATATAAAtcctgcaaaaataaaaaagaaaaccgtgcagaatttttccaagtttttttataaatgaatatcattattatttaaaggaaaatttccGAGTGGCTTTTTGGAAAGGGCTCAAAGCCCAATCCATATGACTTCCCAACCTTTGAGTATCACAACAATAATCTAGATAAGCACGTGAATATCTCCTAATGAATGAACAATGCTATGTCTCTTTATCGGTCCACCTTGAGTATGAGTATGCTAATTAGACATGGCTTCGtctacaatttaaaaaaaaaaaattaataccacaaaaaacttcaaactaatatacctatgacaaattttcttcaaattaattttttttattaccaaaacctctaaactagtacactagGGACAAATTTAACTTGTTAGCATCTATTAAGTTTTACCATgaaattattgagttgaatgACACATGATGAATCCACACGAAAATTCatataaatttgagataaatttgtcacatatgtattaatttgggatttttagtgatccaaaaataagtttcaggttaaatttgtcacttgtatgctagtttaaattttttcgtaatgttaacttaaaaaaaaaaaaaaaggaactaatAAGTATTTCTTTTGGGGCACTGCAGTCTGGGGTTGGCTCTCTGCCGAAAATGACTACTGCAGTTGCTCAAAGTTTATGCCGTGGAAAAATTTCAAGGAACGGAATGGAGGGTTCGTTAACAATAAAGAACTGAAATTTGAAGTCGAAATCCTCGTCATATCAAATCCTGTGCAGAGTTATAAGTCGCTTTGATGACTTTAACGTCAATCCTTATTGGGTCAGAATTTACTCCTCGAGAGCAAGTGTGTGGACCAAATTGGCATTGACATTGGTTCCCCGAAACCATGTGAATGTCGTCTTCCTGATTTGGTTGCTTATCTGATTACTAGATGGAGCGTTTGATGCACCCTAAGCTCCAGATTTGAGTATGGAAGATACCTAGTATGTCCACAACCTTGTGGAATCGTAATTTCTTTGGGGCTTGCTTAGTATATTCGGTGTTTCCGAACTGTGTGTAATCGTAGCTATGCTTATAATAAAATCCTTGTGAGCCATTTTATAGTTTGTCGCGATCTTTCCTTGTGTTGTAGTAGAGCCAGGATGTTTGCATGCGTGCTATCCAAGATGTCTACTCGTAGCTCTCTCTGTGAGTATCCTTTGGAAGGGTGGCAGGGTTCCAACGGTGAGGATCCCCAGGAAAGGGTGGTATAGGTCGTTCCTTATTGCCACTGACCGTTCACAAGTAGCGCAGTGTTGTGGCGTTAGGTGtaaaacaaatcaatgagaactACGAAGAATTTTTACGGAATATAACAAGTTAAATTTCAGCATCAGCAGAAACAGTTTAAGTTATCAGAAGTGGTGCTGATGAACAGTTACTAATAATCAACAAGTGATATTAATAATAAATAGATAGAAgataacatactaaaaatttatagtagttcggttTTATTCCAAAGCAATTGTCCATTCTCCAGACTAATAGTTGCAACAAGATTGAAATCCACTAGTAAACATTAAAGCAAATTAAAATCATCAATGTTACTCCTATCAACCGATGAATCACACTATCATGACACAATCATTATCCTTACACTTGTACACTTGACTATTTACTATTACAACTTAGTAGCACTATGCAAAGATATGATTAGCAACACGGCTactatcaataaaaataaagaaaagtggAAAACTCAAAAATTATAGACTAACTTGGTCGTTTTCACCCATTCTTACCACTTCTCTtgaattgaatatataaattcatCGAACCTTAAATGGTCGTTTCCCACTCAACTCCATGAAGTAGCGATTGGTTTCACCATCATTAGCATCGGAGCAGCTACTGTCACTTACCAGTGTTAGAACGGCTCTTGACAGTGGCAAATTTCCTAAACCAATCAAGAGTCTATCTTCAATTTGATTACCCAGTTGATTTAGTGCCATCATACTTATTTTGATAGTTTTCTCCAATTTTCAGAGATGCGGTTGTCTTCCCAGAACATGCATCTATTGACTAGTTGCCCATGTTTCGTTGCTAAATGCTTGGAAATATGGCCGTTATCTGGTCCAGACTTACATTTTTGCTCCTCTTCCGGATTATCCATCCTTCTCTTCTTCCGAATCGGAGTGGTCCTTCTGTTAAACAACCGGGCTTCCCCATCCGATTCTTGAATCGGGTGTAGTTCGGAAAATGAAAATACCCACTTGTATGAATTTGGAGAATTTAACTTGGACGATTCTTTATTGGCTCTAGTACAATTCAACAACGAATGCATCAATTGGTTGAATTGCACTCCATCAAATTGAGTGAGAAACCATACTAGGGGGAAAAGGTCCACTGACAAATTGGTTGATGGACATTGTTCTCAAGGAACTCGTGACACCATTAAAGGGAATGATATGAAGTTAATGCTATCAAACTCCTATGACTTTGGCAACCGACACCATGAGGATTCCCACTTCGATAATAAGAACATCATCATAAAATACCTGAATTAGGATTAATATAAAGTACACCAAAGTCACCGTATTTGCAAAAAGAAGTTCAATGGAAAATCTTGAGTCGAGAATGAAATTTATTACTTGCGTACAGTTAGTGTTTATCGAAATAATGTCACATGACTCGTATCTTATTTCCACTTAGTTaggatttttggcttttttttcttttggaagcattcaccttttccttcttccacaTGAATTCAAGCAATTCGAAGTtaaacttttaagaaaatggttGTCTAAAGAAGATCATAAACATGAAGGCACTAAACGCCTCGCTGGCCCATTAGCATCTTAAAGAATAAGTAAGACAGTGAGCGAGAGTGATCATGAATTACAGAAGATCCCTCTATAACATTAAAGCCAGAACCTCTTTTTAAACTcacatttttcatattattccAAAGTATTTGGACTTGGGCAAGTCCTTAAAAGACTTAAGGAGGAAATAGGTGGAGAACCATCCTAAGGTGGGAGACCTCGCGCTGTCCTCTGTATTCCCTTCTTCTCgggaagaaaaagattgagagggGATTAGGGGGCTCGATGGCAATGAAGGTAAACGTTGTGTCGAGGGCAACTCCGGCTACCATCGGGTAGGTTGGGCCTAAATAAGCCCACCTGAGCCTGGGGTGAATCGAGGCAGGTGAAATGCCTACAGCAGTGTTAGCATGCCATTTGGCATGTTAACACTATTATTCCAAAGTGCCGCTGCACTATTCTGTTATTGGCTCCCTAGAAGTTGCAATTACACATCGGCAAATTTGTCATCGCTCAAAAAGTGCAACTCCATGGCTAACAAATTTCacaataaaacttgtaatttcttAGATtcagataaaaaaataaaatatttaataaaattatgaaGAGTTCATGAAACATAGAAAACATCATGCTGATTCCAATGTTGAAAACAACATCGAAATCCAATTTGAGAGTGGACGATACGAGCTGCCAGGAGTTACTGCACTTTAATGGTTGAGAGGGTCTTTTTCAACTTGTTCAAATACTAAACAAAAGTAGGTATAGCTATGTGTGAACCTGGTACTTCACTTATTTGTTGGTCTTAGTAATTCATGTATTTTGCTTTtaaactttttcaaattttatttattataaagaCTCCAATTGAGAATATGTTTCATAAGCTAATATAGCAATTTGTTGGCATTGTCCATCATTTGAAAGAAATCCTCTAAATATTTTGCCCATTGTGAAAGCTTCTCAAGAAAGATCCACCTTTGTGGGGAACAATTAACACTAAATGTATATGCATACGCGTGCAAGCAGGTGTGCatataaatttaacattattaTAAAATTAGTCTCCAA
Protein-coding regions in this window:
- the LOC104442988 gene encoding ubiquitin carboxyl-terminal hydrolase 13-like isoform X2, which codes for MQASVVALRDPEPERVVELSRRPHPPVHYEVEINPVLELLKFKTYESGVFEAGGYKWSLCLHPQADPDRRGKPEYISLYLSMEKPNKLRDGERIVVDYKFFAYDYNSSTYVIFKEKGKELRAFTKTKTQWGFSKFLSLKAFNNPNNGYCKDKKCKFGAEVMVSNITRTTETVTIVKDPRRIITTCKIGQFSPSSKEIQSSNSFDLGKKNGERFWRWKLKVKQKDEYLSVYLQSQDHLHRIKMYVEAKLRVVNKKDRKNDKEKTVCLIQNKRADAYICKY
- the LOC104442988 gene encoding uncharacterized protein LOC104442988 isoform X1, whose translation is MQASVVALRDPEPERVVELSRRPHPPVHYEVEINPVLELLKFKTYESGVFEAGGYKWSLCLHPQADPDRRGKPEYISLYLSMEKPNKLRDGERIVVDYKFFAYDYNSSTYVIFKEKGKELRAFTKTKTQWGFSKFLSLKAFNNPNNGYCKDKKCKFGAEVMVSNITRTTETVTIVKDPRRIITTCKIGQFSPSSKEIQSSNSFDLGKKNGERFWRWKLKVKQKDEYLSVYLQSQDHLHRIKMYVEAKLRVVNKKDRKNDKEKTVWGWLSAENDYCSCSKFMPWKNFKERNGGFVNNKELKFEVEILVISNPVQSYKSL